The following proteins come from a genomic window of Chryseobacterium glaciei:
- a CDS encoding ADP-ribosylglycohydrolase family protein produces the protein MENIVKAGIFGVCIGDALGVPVEFRSREQLKRSPVTKMRALGTHRQPAGTWSDDSSLALCLAESLCQGYDLEDTALKFLQWYNAEIWTPHGRVFDIGIATSQAIHRISKGTSPTLCGGTSEFDNGNGSLMRVLPLLFYIKDFPIEKRFEITKDVSSITHGHIRSALACFIYLELALEILTGKDKWDAYKTMQEKVRNFLDQNPICSQNEMDKFHRILELKVGEYDLAPLHTLQEEEISSSGYVLHSLEASLWCFLNSESYSEAVLKAVNLGEDTDTTGAITGGIAGIYYGFENIPEEWVAELVRKEDIENLCIKLENKLKK, from the coding sequence ATGGAAAATATTGTAAAAGCCGGAATTTTCGGAGTTTGTATTGGTGATGCGTTGGGTGTTCCGGTGGAATTCAGAAGTAGAGAGCAGTTGAAACGTTCACCCGTTACAAAAATGAGAGCTTTGGGAACTCATCGTCAACCTGCAGGAACATGGAGTGACGATAGTTCTTTAGCTTTATGTCTTGCTGAAAGCCTTTGTCAGGGCTATGATTTAGAAGATACAGCTTTGAAATTTTTACAATGGTACAATGCCGAAATCTGGACTCCACACGGAAGAGTTTTCGATATTGGAATTGCTACTTCACAAGCGATTCACAGAATTAGCAAAGGAACTTCTCCAACATTATGCGGCGGAACCTCGGAGTTTGATAATGGCAATGGTTCTTTGATGAGAGTTTTGCCACTATTATTTTATATTAAAGATTTTCCAATTGAAAAGCGCTTTGAAATAACGAAAGATGTTTCTAGTATTACACATGGACATATTCGGTCTGCTTTGGCTTGTTTTATTTATTTGGAATTGGCTTTAGAAATTCTGACAGGAAAAGATAAATGGGACGCATATAAAACAATGCAGGAAAAAGTGCGAAACTTTTTGGATCAGAATCCGATTTGTTCTCAAAATGAAATGGATAAATTCCACCGAATTTTAGAATTAAAAGTAGGTGAATATGACTTGGCTCCGTTACATACTTTGCAAGAGGAAGAAATAAGTTCTTCAGGCTACGTTCTTCACAGTTTAGAAGCCTCTTTATGGTGCTTTCTAAACTCAGAAAGCTATTCTGAAGCAGTATTAAAAGCTGTCAACTTAGGAGAAGATACAGACACAACAGGAGCCATCACAGGCGGAATAGCAGGAATTTATTATGGTTTTGAAAATATTCCTGAGGAGTGGGTTGCTGAGTTGGTGAGGAAGGAGGATATTGAGAATTTATGTATTAAATTAGAAAATAAATTAAAAAAATAA
- a CDS encoding TIGR02452 family protein yields the protein MSKKETILFSSEELSEMLNNELPKTDFETTFEVWNCSSLKAILRLSEEEDQQKIMCLNFASAKNPGGGFINGAEAQEESLARTSALYETQLQAWDYYTVHRAMESCFYTDMMIYSPKVPVFRKHKGELLPKPVLCNFITSPAVNAGVVKRQEPERADEIFGAMDMRMDKMLALALHQGNETLILGAWGCGVFKNDPKEIAELFKKHLHGKYKNKFKKVVFAVLTKKEEMIKPFEEI from the coding sequence ATCTCTAAAAAAGAAACCATTTTATTTTCATCAGAAGAGCTTTCGGAAATGCTGAATAATGAACTTCCGAAAACAGATTTTGAAACAACATTTGAAGTCTGGAATTGCAGTTCTTTAAAAGCAATTTTAAGATTAAGCGAAGAAGAAGATCAGCAGAAAATTATGTGCCTGAATTTCGCCTCTGCAAAAAATCCGGGAGGAGGTTTTATCAACGGAGCAGAAGCGCAGGAAGAAAGCCTGGCAAGAACTTCTGCCTTGTATGAAACTCAACTTCAGGCTTGGGATTATTACACCGTTCACCGTGCGATGGAATCGTGTTTTTACACAGATATGATGATTTACAGTCCGAAAGTTCCTGTTTTCAGGAAACATAAAGGAGAATTATTACCGAAACCTGTTTTGTGTAATTTTATCACTTCTCCCGCTGTAAATGCAGGAGTTGTCAAACGACAGGAGCCAGAGAGAGCGGATGAAATTTTCGGAGCAATGGACATGAGAATGGATAAAATGCTGGCTTTAGCTTTACATCAAGGAAATGAAACATTGATTTTAGGGGCTTGGGGTTGTGGCGTTTTTAAAAATGATCCGAAAGAAATTGCAGAATTATTTAAAAAGCATCTTCACGGAAAGTATAAAAATAAATTTAAAAAAGTGGTTTTTGCAGTTCTGACGAAGAAAGAAGAAATGATAAAACCATTTGAGGAAATATAA
- a CDS encoding RNA 2'-phosphotransferase, giving the protein MNEQQKKKTSKFLSYVLRHHPELIDLNLDENGWANVDELITKSKKDSYEGFTFEELDEIVQTNAKKRFAFNEDKTRIRASQGHSIDINLALIPQQPPEFLYHGTAQNNIESILEKGIEKRSRQHVHLSQDKETATNVGMRHGKPIILTIRTQKMFEDGIEFYLSENKVWLTDHVDAKYISN; this is encoded by the coding sequence ATGAACGAACAACAAAAGAAAAAAACAAGCAAATTCCTGAGCTACGTTCTCAGGCATCATCCCGAACTCATCGATTTGAATTTGGATGAAAACGGATGGGCAAATGTTGACGAATTAATCACAAAATCAAAAAAAGATTCTTATGAAGGCTTTACCTTTGAAGAATTAGATGAAATCGTACAGACAAACGCAAAAAAACGTTTTGCTTTTAATGAAGATAAAACAAGAATCAGAGCCAGTCAGGGGCATTCAATTGATATTAATTTGGCTTTAATTCCTCAGCAACCGCCAGAATTTTTGTATCACGGAACGGCTCAAAACAATATTGAATCCATTCTAGAAAAAGGAATTGAAAAGAGAAGTCGCCAACATGTTCATTTAAGTCAAGACAAAGAAACCGCCACCAACGTCGGAATGCGTCACGGAAAACCGATTATTCTAACGATCAGAACACAAAAAATGTTCGAAGATGGAATCGAATTTTATCTTTCAGAAAATAAGGTTTGGCTGACGGATCATGTAGATGCAAAATACATTTCAAATTAA
- a CDS encoding metallophosphoesterase family protein — MKRTLVVGDIHGGFKALQQVFERANVTENDKLIFLGDYVDGWSESSKIIQFLIELSEKQECIFIKGNHDAWTEDWISLGDAPNVWLSNGGKSTVESYADYSLEDLNLHLEFFQRMKNYYVDEENRLFIHAGYSSMHGPEKEVYSSNYRWDRTLWETAVAMDKKLSKNSNLYPKRFLLYNEIFIGHTPTLYLGIKHPVNKANIWNLDTGAAFTGNLSIMDVDTKEFWQSDPLPSLYPNEKGRNN; from the coding sequence ATGAAAAGAACATTAGTAGTCGGCGATATTCACGGAGGGTTCAAAGCTTTACAACAGGTTTTTGAAAGAGCCAATGTTACCGAAAATGATAAATTAATTTTCCTCGGAGATTATGTCGATGGTTGGAGCGAATCTTCCAAAATCATCCAATTTTTAATAGAACTTTCCGAAAAACAGGAATGTATTTTCATCAAAGGAAATCATGATGCATGGACTGAAGACTGGATTTCTTTAGGTGATGCGCCAAATGTTTGGCTATCGAACGGAGGAAAAAGCACCGTTGAAAGTTATGCTGATTATTCTTTAGAAGATTTGAATCTGCATCTGGAATTTTTTCAAAGGATGAAAAATTATTACGTTGACGAAGAAAACCGCTTGTTTATTCATGCCGGTTATTCTTCCATGCATGGCCCTGAAAAGGAAGTCTATTCAAGCAACTACCGTTGGGACAGAACTTTGTGGGAAACCGCCGTTGCAATGGATAAAAAGCTGTCTAAAAACTCCAATCTATATCCCAAAAGATTTCTTTTATACAACGAGATTTTCATTGGTCATACGCCGACGTTATACTTAGGAATCAAGCATCCCGTAAACAAAGCCAATATTTGGAATCTTGATACAGGAGCTGCTTTCACTGGAAATTTATCCATCATGGATGTTGATACCAAAGAATTCTGGCAAAGCGATCCGCTTCCATCTTTATACCCGAATGAAAAAGGAAGGAATAATTAA
- a CDS encoding O-acetyl-ADP-ribose deacetylase — translation MKIEVTLGDITRIKADAIVNAANSSLLGGGGVDGAIHRAGGDTILEECRKIRNRQGKCKTGEAVVTTAGNLPAKYVIHTVGPVWNDNEKESSELLANCYKNSLKLAESLAVKTISFPGISTGVYGFPKELAAKIAVDEVKKFQSKNIEKVIFVCFGDENEEIYKKLLRE, via the coding sequence ATGAAAATTGAAGTAACATTAGGCGATATCACAAGAATTAAGGCAGATGCAATCGTCAACGCAGCCAATTCATCCTTACTTGGCGGAGGAGGAGTTGACGGTGCAATTCATCGTGCAGGCGGAGATACGATTTTAGAAGAATGTAGAAAGATCAGAAACAGACAAGGTAAATGCAAAACTGGAGAAGCAGTTGTAACAACAGCCGGAAATCTTCCTGCAAAATATGTCATTCACACCGTCGGTCCGGTTTGGAATGATAATGAAAAAGAAAGCTCAGAATTGTTGGCGAATTGCTATAAAAATTCTTTGAAATTGGCAGAAAGTTTAGCGGTAAAAACGATTTCTTTTCCGGGAATCAGTACAGGAGTGTATGGTTTTCCAAAAGAATTGGCAGCAAAAATTGCCGTTGATGAGGTGAAAAAATTTCAGTCAAAAAACATTGAAAAAGTAATTTTCGTCTGTTTTGGAGATGAAAATGAAGAAATTTATAAAAAATTATTAAGAGAATAA
- a CDS encoding DUF4291 domain-containing protein: protein MKLKLKKYKEQIKDWPQKGYHIMAQYDDEKIIVYQSYKRNIGEFAVKNQYFGGEFSLERMTWIKPNFLWMMYRNGWGTKEGQEYVLAIHLKMSAFKRYLENAVYSSYNDRLEISREEWQDQVKESSVRLQWDPDHDPFGGKLERRAIQIGLRNEFTHSFAKEDIILIEDISDFVKEQNQCVLNDDLENLILPEEKPLLFDDEDLNKKLRLTKTKYHEN, encoded by the coding sequence ATGAAACTTAAACTAAAAAAATATAAAGAACAAATAAAAGATTGGCCTCAAAAAGGGTATCACATCATGGCACAATATGACGATGAGAAAATTATTGTATATCAGTCTTATAAAAGAAATATTGGTGAATTTGCCGTTAAAAATCAATATTTTGGTGGTGAATTCAGTTTAGAAAGAATGACTTGGATAAAACCCAACTTTCTTTGGATGATGTATCGAAACGGTTGGGGAACAAAAGAAGGACAGGAATATGTTTTGGCAATACATTTAAAAATGTCTGCTTTCAAAAGATATTTAGAAAATGCTGTCTATTCTTCTTACAACGACAGATTGGAAATTTCCAGAGAAGAATGGCAAGATCAGGTAAAAGAATCTTCGGTGAGATTGCAATGGGATCCAGATCACGATCCTTTTGGAGGTAAGCTGGAAAGAAGAGCAATTCAAATTGGTTTAAGAAATGAATTTACCCATTCTTTCGCTAAAGAAGATATTATTCTGATTGAAGATATTTCAGATTTTGTAAAGGAACAAAACCAATGTGTTCTGAATGATGATTTGGAAAATTTAATTCTTCCTGAAGAAAAACCATTGCTTTTTGATGATGAAGATTTAAATAAAAAATTAAGGTTAACTAAAACTAAATATCATGAAAATTGA
- a CDS encoding SIR2 family NAD-dependent protein deacylase, with the protein MKKLTILSGAGISAESGIKTFRDGDGLWENHSITDVASPEGWKKDRELVLEFYNQRRRQIHEVYPNDAHKLIADLEKYFEVQIITQNIDDLHERAGSTNILHIHGELLKSCSCNNKGLIYEQKDDINIGDKAEDGAQLRPFIVWFGEDVPLMKEATKKAKEADIFLVIGTSLQVYPAAGLIHEIKDDCLLIVINPNETGFGYGQRAVVMKEPATKGMKLLFDKLVNLA; encoded by the coding sequence ATGAAAAAACTAACCATATTAAGCGGTGCCGGAATCAGCGCCGAAAGCGGAATAAAAACATTCAGAGACGGAGATGGCCTTTGGGAAAATCATAGTATAACGGATGTGGCAAGTCCGGAAGGATGGAAAAAAGACAGAGAATTGGTTCTTGAATTTTACAATCAAAGACGTCGTCAGATCCATGAAGTATATCCAAACGATGCTCACAAATTAATAGCAGATTTAGAAAAATACTTTGAAGTTCAGATTATTACTCAAAATATCGACGATCTGCACGAAAGAGCAGGATCAACAAATATTCTTCACATTCATGGAGAATTGTTAAAATCTTGTTCTTGCAACAATAAAGGTTTGATCTATGAACAAAAAGACGACATTAACATTGGAGATAAAGCAGAAGATGGAGCACAATTAAGACCTTTTATCGTTTGGTTTGGGGAAGATGTTCCTTTGATGAAAGAAGCAACGAAAAAAGCAAAAGAAGCAGATATTTTCTTGGTAATCGGAACATCTTTACAGGTGTATCCGGCGGCAGGATTGATCCACGAGATCAAAGATGACTGTCTTTTAATTGTAATCAACCCCAACGAAACAGGCTTTGGATACGGACAAAGAGCTGTTGTCATGAAAGAGCCCGCAACAAAGGGAATGAAATTGTTATTTGATAAGCTTGTAAATCTAGCCTAA
- a CDS encoding cupin-like domain-containing protein, producing MGIILKPIDVVDDISKEDFYEKYLKPRRPVVIKNMAKKWPAYQKWTMDYVKEVVGDVEVPLYDSKKADPAAPLNTPTTKMKFADYIDLIQREPTDLRIFFFDPIKHAGKLLEEYIPPKELMGGFLDKYPGMFFGGKGSVTFLHFDIDLAHIFHTHFNGRKHVMLFENKWKERLYQLPYATYALEDYDIENPDFEKYPALDGVEGIDCYLEHGDTLFMPTGWWHWMKYLDGSFSLSLRAWDKSWGVKAQSLWNLTVQRKFDDIMKSNFKKKYMDWKEKVAIKRAEMALKRGLPR from the coding sequence ATGGGAATTATTTTAAAGCCTATAGATGTTGTAGATGACATTTCTAAAGAAGATTTCTACGAAAAATATCTAAAACCAAGGAGGCCCGTTGTCATAAAAAACATGGCGAAAAAATGGCCAGCCTATCAAAAATGGACGATGGATTATGTAAAGGAAGTGGTTGGAGATGTTGAAGTACCTCTTTATGACTCTAAAAAGGCCGATCCTGCAGCTCCCCTTAATACACCTACTACCAAAATGAAATTTGCAGATTATATAGACCTCATCCAAAGAGAGCCTACAGATCTTAGAATTTTCTTTTTTGATCCTATAAAACATGCAGGTAAACTACTCGAAGAATATATTCCGCCAAAAGAGCTTATGGGTGGCTTTTTAGATAAGTATCCAGGAATGTTTTTCGGAGGAAAGGGTTCTGTAACATTTTTACATTTTGACATCGATTTAGCTCATATTTTCCATACTCATTTCAATGGAAGAAAACACGTTATGCTATTTGAAAATAAATGGAAAGAAAGACTGTATCAACTTCCATACGCAACTTATGCGCTGGAAGATTACGACATTGAAAATCCTGATTTTGAGAAATATCCGGCGCTGGATGGTGTAGAAGGTATTGACTGTTACCTTGAACACGGTGACACCTTATTTATGCCGACAGGCTGGTGGCATTGGATGAAGTATCTGGATGGCAGTTTCTCGCTTTCATTGAGAGCTTGGGACAAATCTTGGGGAGTAAAAGCGCAGTCTTTATGGAATCTTACGGTTCAACGTAAATTTGACGACATCATGAAATCCAATTTCAAAAAGAAATATATGGACTGGAAAGAAAAAGTAGCCATCAAACGAGCTGAAATGGCTCTAAAAAGAGGCTTACCAAGATAA
- a CDS encoding ADP-ribosylglycohydrolase family protein translates to MKNIVKAGIFGVCIGDALGVPVEFKKREDLKKSPVTGYLEYMSWNQPKGTWSDDSSLTLCLGEELTKGYDLEKIGESFVKWNKYGHWTAHGRLFDIGGTTRHSIARLIKGESAKFSGNIFEEDNGNGSLMRILPLAFYLKDEENIEKLYQTIKEVSSITHGHFRSVFACFIYVIFAIELIKGKDKKEAYNHVQKTALEYAEIQGFNPKEVELFERILKHDISKYSEDEIKSSGYVLHSLEASLWCFLNSESYSETVLKAVNLGEDTDTTGAITGGIAGIYYGFENIPEEWISELVRKEDIENLCEKFYNELEWKIL, encoded by the coding sequence ATGAAAAATATTGTAAAAGCAGGAATTTTCGGAGTTTGTATTGGCGATGCTTTGGGCGTTCCGGTGGAATTTAAGAAGAGAGAAGATCTAAAAAAGTCACCTGTTACAGGATATTTGGAATATATGTCATGGAATCAACCCAAAGGAACCTGGAGTGACGACAGTTCTTTAACTCTTTGTCTTGGAGAAGAATTGACAAAAGGTTACGATTTAGAAAAAATAGGCGAAAGCTTCGTAAAATGGAACAAATACGGGCATTGGACCGCTCACGGAAGACTTTTTGATATTGGCGGAACAACAAGACATTCCATTGCAAGATTGATTAAGGGAGAAAGTGCAAAATTTTCTGGAAATATTTTTGAAGAAGATAACGGGAATGGTTCTTTGATGAGAATTCTTCCCTTAGCTTTTTATCTTAAAGATGAGGAAAATATTGAAAAACTATATCAAACCATAAAAGAAGTTTCATCAATTACTCACGGACATTTCCGTTCTGTTTTTGCATGTTTTATTTATGTGATTTTTGCCATTGAATTGATTAAAGGAAAAGATAAAAAAGAAGCATATAATCATGTTCAGAAAACAGCTTTAGAATATGCAGAAATTCAAGGTTTTAACCCAAAAGAAGTTGAACTTTTTGAAAGAATTTTAAAGCATGATATTTCAAAATATTCTGAAGATGAAATTAAAAGCAGCGGTTACGTTCTTCACAGTTTAGAAGCCTCTTTATGGTGTTTTCTAAACTCAGAAAGTTATTCTGAAACTGTTTTGAAAGCTGTCAATCTAGGAGAAGACACTGATACAACAGGAGCCATCACAGGCGGAATAGCAGGAATTTATTATGGTTTTGAAAATATTCCTGAAGAATGGATTTCTGAGTTAGTGAGAAAAGAGGATATTGAAAATTTGTGTGAAAAATTTTATAACGAATTAGAATGGAAAATATTGTAA